From Streptomyces zhihengii, the proteins below share one genomic window:
- a CDS encoding beta-ketoacyl synthase N-terminal-like domain-containing protein, translated as MADQSAVRTHDRHEPVAIVGIGCRLPARIEDPAALWQALLQGVDAVRQVPAGRWNATAWAEAEASGGAANRRGGFLDDVTGFDADHFG; from the coding sequence GTGGCTGACCAGAGTGCCGTCCGGACGCACGACCGCCACGAGCCGGTGGCCATCGTCGGCATCGGCTGCCGGCTCCCGGCACGGATCGAGGACCCGGCCGCACTGTGGCAGGCGCTGCTCCAGGGCGTCGACGCGGTGCGCCAGGTGCCGGCCGGCCGGTGGAACGCCACCGCGTGGGCCGAAGCGGAGGCGTCCGGCGGGGCGGCGAACCGCCGGGGCGGATTCCTCGACGACGTCACCGGGTTCGACGCGGACCACTTCGGC